The following proteins are encoded in a genomic region of Corylus avellana chromosome ca4, CavTom2PMs-1.0:
- the LOC132179691 gene encoding putative clathrin assembly protein At1g25240: protein MRLWKRAAGALKDRNSIWLASISRRTPYRNPDLEALVIKATSHDESYVDYKNAQRVFQWVRTSAIYLKPLIRALSMRMEKTRSWVVALKGLMLMHGVFHCKTPAVQMIGRLPFDLSNFSDGHSKMGKTWGYDVFIRAYFLFLDQKSALLGSEMKLQKGRIWLTEEPFTEELTRLQKWQSLLDVLLQIKPRTEDMIVTLVLEAMDCVVVEIFEVYSRICSGIAQALLQVYEVGGKDEAEMALVVLQKARVQSEELAMFFEFCRDIGVINASEFPNVEQIPDEDFRDLEQIINGEFKGKSLDGNGMPPEDMRAIVLKESGAIVEQRESKSVLKTIITEKWEVFEEDLKVNGAGNSSGIRSITAREDPYTTPLTGFPLVLASNQVVPDLISF from the coding sequence atgaggcTATGGAAAAGGGCGGCCGGGGCTCTTAAAGACAGGAACAGCATATGGCTAGCCAGCATATCTCGGAGGACTCCGTACCGGAACCCGGATCTCGAGGCGTTGGTCATCAAGGCCACCAGCCACGACGAATCCTACGTCGATTACAAGAACGCTCAGAGGGTCTTTCAATGGGTGCGCACCTCTGCCATTTACTTGAAACCTTTGATAAGGGCGCTGTCGATGCGAATGGAAAAGACCAGGAGCTGGGTTGTGGCTTTAAAGGGGTTGATGCTCATGCATGGCGTTTTCCATTGTAAAACCCCTGCCGTGCAAATGATTGGCAGGCTGCCGTTTGATCTATCAAATTTCAGCGATGGGCACTCCAAAATGGGCAAGACATGGGGCTACGATGTTTTCATTCGGGCTTATTTTCTGTTTCTAGACCAGAAATCTGCCTTGTTGGGGTCGGAGATGAAGCTACAGAAAGGACGTATCTGGCTGACAGAGGAACCGTTTACAGAGGAGCTCACGAGGTTACAAAAATGGCAGTCTTTGCTTGACGTGCTGCTTCAAATCAAGCCGCGGACTGAGGACATGATCGTCACTCTTGTTCTTGAAGCCATGGATTGTGTAGTCGTAGAGATTTTCGAGGTATACAGCAGAATTTGCAGTGGGATCGCGCAGGCTCTGTTGCAGGTGTACGAGGTTGGCGGGAAGGATGAGGCAGAAATGGCGCTCGTAGTTCTCCAAAAGGCAAGAGTGCAAAGTGAAGAACTCGCAATGTTTTTCGAATTTTGCAGGGACATCGGCGTCATTAACGCGTCGGAATTCCCAAACGTTGAGCAAATCCCAGACGAAGATTTTAGAGATCTCGAGCAAATAATCAATGGGGAATTCAAGGGGAAGAGCTTGGACGGAAATGGCATGCCGCCGGAGGACATGAGAGCCATTGTGTTGAAAGAAAGTGGAGCCATTGTTGAACAAAGGGAATCGAAGAGTGTTTTGAAAACAATAATTACTGAGAAATGGGAAGTTTTTGAGGAGGATTTGAAGGTTAATGGGGCAGGGAATTCGTCTGGTATTAGAAGTATTACTGCAAGAGAAGACCCTTATACAACTCCTTTAACTGGATTTCCTCTTGTTCTTGCTTCTAATCAAGTTGTTCCAGATTTAATTAGTTTCTAG